The DNA region CTTTGGGTATATATCtaattttaattatattttttgtaaaaaaaaaaaaaaaaaaagaaagaaacaattATTTTTGAACTAATGTCAAATTTAAGGATGCATTAgttttaatgcacatttaatCAAATATCAAAACATCATAAACAGTGGCTcaatatttaatatattttgagAAATATTGCCATGTTATggtagtgacaatgctgatGCCGTTATGACAGCAGTGttgttgacaaaaaatatatatgaaataaatgtcctttttatttctttgtaaaataaatccaagTTATTTCTGAACAAtgcagtagaaaaaaaattgttgaaacTGACTTTTTTACTCATGAAATGAAATTTAGAGGTTTTGGTTCATGACACCCACCTCACAAACCAAGTACCCTTTAAATGGGTCTTAATATAATTGTTTAAGATtatctgaaatatattttgtgtttaatgaCAATACCTAAATATTGCTTAATATGCAAGACTGATGCAATtctacaattttttttgttttgttttgttttgttttgttttttgttcttagGCCACAGATTGCACACTTTTGGTAAATCTGCCAATGTACATcattattcaaatatttaaacaagGCTGTACTACAAAATGAAAGGCAAATAGTACATCATATCTCCTTAATAGTCTTTATGTCTACAGGAACATGTTTTTGAACATGgctgtataaaataaaatggcaaataacCCAACATGAATTATCTAAAAATGTTATGTCTTCACATGAGGATTCTTTGACGAAGGAGGTTAAATGGTACTGAAAATACAATTTCAGGtacaattttaacattttatttatttatacaacATTACTCTTCACTTCTTGCCAGTATTTTACAAAAAAGCTTAACTTGAAACCACAGAAAGGTAGAATTTCATTTATACCTGCAAAACAGTCacaaaaacttagcactgacaCATTACATGGCAGTTTCCTTGACTAGATGCCAAACAGCAAACTAGAGGAAAAAGAGCAGTCTATTTACATAAGTCGCTTTGaatgagaaacatttttttcttcaagagCCTCAGAATAGTCTGTACAAAAGAGCTGGTAAACTCAAAACAAGTCTTGTAACATTTCATATGCTACTGTTGGTTATGTGTTGCATATGAGGGATCAAACACACTTTTAACATCGTCTTTTaagtttaacatgttttatagaAAGGGAGGGCTTCAAAGCAGAGGGCTGAATCGAGAATTTAATCCTCTAAGGTGTAGTTGGGATTGACGACCAGTACAACTTCTTCCTCTGTGCTTGCAGACTCCGAGCCTTTCAGACCAGCCTGGGACAGCTCGATAAGGATGTGATCCTGAAGGAGACAAGATGCATGTCATCAGATACTGTAAGTTTCAACTTGGTCAAAGGCTGTTTGAAACATGAAGGTTTTATCTGTACTCACATAGTGCACCAGCCTGTGGATGACCTTCTCGATCAGACCCTTCTTATTGACGAGCTCTTCCTCAGAGTCGATCTCTGACTCGATCTCCTTTAGATACCAGTTCACCACTGCACTTTTCTTcagctcctcttcttcttcaacTGCAGATATCATTAGAAAGTTAGACTGAATGATCGCTTGAAGTGACACAAAACAAGCATTTATTACTAAGGGGcagtggcttaccctcctccaTCTTGCGTAGATGCAGCACTAGCAGGTTGGAGATGCGTCTGTACTCACTGAAGGACAGACGGAGGGATGCTTTGGGTTGGCTGCCAGGCTCAGCATGTCCGTTTATACCATTAACATGGCCATTTATTCCATTTGCATGCCCGTTGATCCCGTTAACCCCGTTAACATGACCATTCACACCATTTACTCCGTTAGGGATGTTTCctacaaatacaaacacaagaTTCAGCCATAATGCCAGGGGGGGATGCAAACTGAAGGTCTAGTGTAGGTATGTCATGTTTGTGCTTGTACcatcctgctgctgctcctcctcctcttcctccatttcctcctcctgctccaggTTAATATCAGGCGTCTCCACTCTAATAATGGATTTGTTCAGAAGGCGGAAAGCTTCCTTTACATGTTTGGGCTGCACCTGCAGGCATCAGGAAGCATGAGGTTCAATTGCGTGATTCTTCTCCTTCATTGTTGCATCTTTTTCGTGTTTTTCGATGCTCACCTCATCACAGCAGTGCATGCGGGCCATGCCCTCTGAAAGGCGGATCATGCTCTCCAGCTGCCTCACTGTGATTCTCCATGCAGACTTGGACATGCCTCCTGCTCCATCACGCTGCCGCAGACGCTTGTACTGCTCCACTATGAACTCCTCTGATTCACTGGAGATCTACAGAAACACAAGTGGAAATGCAATGCTGAAGTTATAATTGTAAAACCAGATGAAGAAGCACAGCCATGATAGGACACACACCTTAGGTTTGAACTGTCTGGCAAAGAGCAGATATCTGCGAATCTCATCCAGAGAGTACAGCCTGTCCACAGACTCCTCCACACGGGAGTGCAGATCCACGATGCGTCTAGCAATGGCGTAGTCTGTCACCTAAAAGATGAACAGGTCCAATTTAATTTTTAGAGTCACTATACTGCAGTTTTATCATTAcaagatgcaaaaagaaaaactgctaCAAAGTAATTAGTGAAAACACGATGATTGCAGAATCAAAAGCTAGAGTACCTCGTTGCAGTCGTCCACCAGGATGAAGAAGAGGTCAAAACGGCTCATGATGGGTGCCGTCAGCTGGACGTTCTGCTTCAGGCTCTTGCTGCGGTCATAGCGCCCGCCCACAGGGTTAGCAGCAGCCAGGATGGAGGTGCGAGCATTCAGAGTAGCCTGGAGGAAATGGAGGCAGTCTGCTTAAAGAAGTGAAGAGGTGACTCAAACACCTCCAAGCTGatttaaaatggcttttaaatgtctttttttttttaagttgtaatGGATCGGTATCGGATTAATTAATTGCAACTAATTGCATAATGCTGGTGTCAAGCCAAAACCTTGTACCTCCATTTGACATGAGTAattgctattggtcaccctttacatctaccattaatttttaacacattaaaaactataaaagtgtcaaaatgatgCTATCACCAGTGTTACaccatttgaaaaatacagcttttttgGAGCTCTCTGCCCATGTTATAGTAAAGAAACTGAGTTCtgactgccactgtggctaacTCTGAGCTAATCACCCCACTAGCAGCTGTGGTATTTAcccactcacacaacaactgTTTGCCcctgtaactctcacaaactcatgctaaaGCAGGTCGGCAGACTCTTTTGTTACCTTGACTCCAGCTTTGGTGATGCTGATGGTCTGCTGCTCCATGGCTTCATGAATCGCCACCTGGTCTTTCAGATCCATTTTATCAAACTCATCGATGCAGCACACACCCTGAGAGGAAAGTAAATTAATCAATACCACTGATCCACTCAATAATAAATGGCTGTTTCCCTCTGACTTTAACACTCACGTTGTCAGCCAGCATCAAAGCTCCGGCCTCGATGACGAACTCATGGGACTCCTCGTCTCGGACTACAGCGGCCGTCAGACCTGCAGCACTGCTGGCTTTACCGCTTGTGTACACGGCTCGAGGGCTGAACTCCTCCACATGCCTAGAAATACAAATACCAATCAAATAAGCAGGAAGATTTGTGCACTGAGTTTATTTCTTATTCTTTGCTCTAGGCTTATCCCAGGTTTTTTATTTAGGAGATGTGCCTGTGTTGTGTTGCTTACTTCAGGAACTGGCTCTTGGCTGTGCTGGGGTCTCCAACTATGCACACATTGATGTCTCCTCTCAGAGATGTTCCCTCCATCGTCGTCTTAGGAACACCTCCAAACAGCATCAGCAGGATGCCACGCTTCACCTCATCATTGCCTACATAGAAAATGTCATTGTTAGGTCAGAAATCTTAAGTTTAACAGGAATATCACTGAATAAAGCTTTCCTGATTAGAGACAATGTTGATCAGTTGTTGCAGGACTGACCGTGGATGGTGGGGAAGAGGCTGGTGCACAGGTTGTGATACAAGTTTTTGTCCTGGCTCATCTCAAACACTTTCTCCCACTCCTTCTCTGTCATCTGACTCTTGATGCTCTCTGCTGTCTGCTCCTCCTCACGCAGCTCCTTACCACCAAACtagagaaaaaaagataattttttaaCTAAATACAAGGCAAGTGCATAGATTTatccagtttttcttttttctgtgtgaCTCTTACTCGTGGGTTAGTCGGGGCAACATTGCAGGCCAAGAAGGCCAGTCTGTAGGAGAGCTCTCTGACTCCCAGAGCCTTCAGGCCTCTCAAACCCTCAGCTTCAAAACCCTGACGTCCACCAGGGACACGGGTGCTGGACTCTGCTCGCACAcctgagaggaaagagagacaTTTAGAAACAATTTATAAAACAAAGTTGTAGGATGTAATTAAGGCAGCTTGTGGTCCAAATCTACCTGGAGTGCTGAGCTGAGAGACATCCGGCACGACGATGAGAGTCCCGGTAAAATCACAGCGGTCTCCAGCCTGAGCCGTCTCCACAGCCTCGGCCCTCAAGATGATCTCCAAGGAGCGGGGAATCGACCCACGAGGCAGCTCTGCCTGTGTCTCCTGAATACGCACCTGAGCAGAGAGTTAAGCTGAATGAGAAACCTCTCAAGTAAACTCTATCTCCTCTCACATCAAACACAGCCCTGTTTTACCTTCTGGAAGTCGATGAATTTGGACTTGTGTGTGTCGAGGTGGAAGCGGGAGCGGTTGTTGCAGACGGGGTTTCTGCAGATAGTCGGTGGAGAGTATTTGAACTGCTGAGGGACGTCTTTGATCACCGCCTGACAGTCCATGCACAAGAATGTACCGCTCACCTGCAACCACAAATAAGTCAATACCATCATCAGTGTCACATTTCTACATCACTGCTTACTTTTAGGTTTTATCTTCAAGATCATCTGGTCTCTGCACCATCAAACAATAGTTGCAACACTTTCTTATTCAGAAACCTGATCAAAAAAACTGTTCTTATTTGTATATCAGTCCAACATCACTTAGATGTGATTGGACTTAATTCAGTGACCTGGGATTTAAATTGCAGTGTTATAGTACCAAAGTTTTATAACTGAACTCCTCAAAGATCAtataaaaaactgcattttcataTAATCTGAAGTAAACATTTCTGTAAGAGAAGAATATTAATAATTACACTTCTTATTAGTGCTGTCAGCAGTAAGGAAAGTAGACATTTTCTGTTCTAAAGCTGCAAGAAGTCTTCCCTTTATCATGCTGGTGCTATGTTACTCTGCTGAGATTCTTGTTTCAGTAGAGCTGGTGATAAATAATTTTCTTCACTGGTTTAATCAtgcacttatttatttttttcacattaagttcattttgtttgttaataTAAATGCACATTGACTCAAAATATCAGTAAGTGGTCTTATGAAACCATAATAATCAGCATTGTGTTggctaggaaaaaaaaaaaaaaggtcgaCCCATGCTATCCAATAGCAACTGTCTAGgactttttattgttatttattttttcctgctgCATCAATAACAGTAAATTTTCACTAGAACTGTGTCATTAATTCTGGTTTTGTGATGATGCTGATTGACAATGTATTGATTCATACAAATGTATGGTTTTTATTCTTGCTGCATAAAACTGTTTACTTCAATACATGCTTTTGACTGCAGAATATCTCACCAGTTCAGGATGTACTGGATGCGTCCTCACCACCTGACCACTGATCCTCACCAGGGTCCCGATACGCATTGAGGACAGCTCTCTGATCCTGGAATAGACACAAGAAAGAAAGTGATGACCATTGtaaatcataaaacaaattGAAGGAAAATAAAGGAATTAATTCAAATAAAGTGCGTGCAAAGTCTAGTTAAACAAAACTGGCACTTGTTGACCCTTTAACATCATGTTACTTACTTGTGTCTGGTTGGCAGATCCTCAAGGGCGATGTAAAACTCTTTGTTAAGAGGAACGTTTCCATGATCTCGGGCAAAGTTACGCACAGCCCGACACAGGAAGGGGTAAACTCTGTAAAAAAGACATGATGATGTGAGTTATCAATTTTATATGACACCAATTCCAGTGAGGGGAAGGCCACTTTCTCTTAAGTCCTTAgtcacttttaaactttttgagACCAGAATTTGGTTCAGATTGTGCTTCACGAATCAGAAATGGTGTCAAAAAAAGTAGTGTTGGACTGGACAAGTCTACATCCATATTATCTATACTCATGCAGATAATATGTATTgattaaatcacagcaaaaactATGGGCCCTTTTACagctataaaaatattaaattttaacCATGTTCACTTAAAATGTGGTTTTGGGGTAACAGTTGGCATTGTGTCAGGGACTGACCAATGATAGAAGTCGAGTGTTATTTGACTTTAAGAAATAGGATATTACACAAGTGTGTGGCGGATAAATATTATTCAGTCATGAGAAGCACTGTGTTGGAAGACAGTGAGACGCTCAGCAATATCAAGAGGAAAAATATAGCATTTAGTCATCTGTTATTCATTAGTACTGATACTGTAACTTTCTTGTGCGACAGATTGGATATTAACAGAGCTGTAGGACACAGAGTATTCATGAGAGGAAGTTCAGGTGTCTTTTAATCTCACCTGTAGTACTCCTCTTGGATGGTTGTGGCCAGCTCCTGATTAAAACCCTCCAGGTCTGTGAAGTTCACCACCAGAGTGTTTCTCTCAGGCCGGATCAGCTCCTCGGCCTCCCGGACATACTTCACCTCCCCATCCCCGGTCTGAAACCTggccacaaacacagaaagcaGAGGAAAAGTGGAGACAACAcgattaaataaatcaaaacatcaGCTGATCGCAATAATTGCTGATTGAGAGCATTAATACAGAGCTGCATGCCGCATGGTGCACCAACTCGTGTGCAGCCCAACAACACAAAGAATAATTTAAGAGACTCACTCCTCCAAGAAAGCCTGGAATAActtctgacatttttcagcCAACTCGTCCTTCACCATCTCTCCAGCATTTTCCGCTGTTGCTGTGGCAACGTCCATTCTGAAAATCTGTCAAACTGCgaacaaaaatcacaaaaagtgtaaaaagttGACCAGATCCTGACAACAGCTCAGACACCCACCGCACTCTGAAGTCCCGACTGCAGAGTGACTGTTTCGCGCGAAAAATGGGGCACGTGATCTTTGGCGCGCCATTTACTACCAATCAGCGAAGCTATTCTAATATTCTATAGCTAGTGGCCAATCAGGAGCGACAGAGTCAAATGACGAGCCTCTTCTGTTGCTTCGGTGGTTCGCTTCCGGTTTCAGGATTGTGACGTTCACTGAGAAACTTGTGAAGGaaaatgaaatattgatcaTCGCGTCTCTTTACACGTGAAATTATCACAAATGcaacacaaacaggaagtaataCATAAACTGTTTGAATCAAAAAAATATTCCGTTTGTCTTATAACAAGGCTGTCATTCATCTTGTTTCGTATTTGCCACCATAAACTAAGAAAAGCTTCCCCGAGAAGAACACGAGGTTCGGATTTGTCTTGAAATCAGTGTTGCAACACAATATTGTAAATGTATGTCATTTTAAATCGAACTTTCAGATAGTACTGAAAACTAGAAAGTAACTTTGTGGTTTGTGTCGACTTGGCGCCCCCTTGTGAACAAAGTGTTTCCACTGATTGATGAGGCTCTTGTACCCATAGAcgaggggtgtcaaactcaatcacagcaggaccGGATTCTGGTTTAGGTCtcacctgagggcctaacagggtcaacatttaaccataactatCAACCCCATTTTCATCAGTGATAAcatatgaaaaaacaaaacaaaacaaaaaacagcactgatgataaatcatttagagattcaaaaaagtaaaaaatgataagtttaaaggctgaaatctgagataaaaaatcaaattcattagttcaaaagatcagaacacgatattaaaaatagaaaaagaatgttttaaagagcaaatgtacaaagagaaagtttaaatcataagtttgaaaagtcaaaaaatgagatcaaatttgaaaccatgagtttaaatgtcaaaatatgacttaaaattttaaactgtgagcatgatagttcaaaatgtgggactaaaaagccaaaattaagagttgaaaatgtcaaaatacaagatagaattcaaaatgatgacttaaaagttaaaaatatgatttgaattcaaaattgggagtgtaaaatgtcaaaatatgagaaaaactGAAGTTTTGACACCTGTCATAATATATGTATGGTACACTACGTGCACATTCAGATACAGTGCAACAgagaaacaactttttttttttcattgtttaaaataCTAATAATTATTATAAGCCTATGATTGTAAATttactatatattttttttattttaacacactgtgtaaaatctgtttttcttgtaTTAAACTTATGCTGTAACCTTCctgatctgaaaaaaaaaatcagattcctTGTGTCTCAAGCTGCTTTagctgtaatttaaaaaaaaaaaaaaaaatcagaaaaaacatGGGCGAATACAGGGTAAGAGGGAAGAGAAGaagggagaggaggaaaaaaaatctaacaggAAAATACTGGAGAGAAAAGTGAGAgggcttttcttttttgtgtttgtgttttttttaatttatctattttttttcttccccctcCCCTTATCTTTTTTCAATCAATTTATCTTGCCCCATCTGATCTATTGTGGATCCAAGACATTTACACAGGACACATAAACAGGTGTTTATTCAAAATTGAATGTGATCAACGAATTGAAAATCATAACGGATTTGGGAGTTGAAATCAGCCTCCATTATGTCTAAATGTAAAAGATCGGTCTTGAGGCAAAGCATTCTGTACCATGTATGTACCATGCCTGcaaaaaatttcaataaaaaaacttgaattccacaaaaaagaaaagaaactcaTAATggagtaaaaaacataaattgccattaaaggggacatattttactctttttaagacaagttcatcttgctCTCAgaggtttgttgctgaaaaagctctccagtataggatttttgcaagtttaaaaaaaaaaaaccctgtttcagccctgcttagaacaagctgtttctgtgtctgtggctttgaatGTTAATGACCATGCCCCTCTCAGGAATTGGATgtagctctcctgatcctcctctcagctgacagctgagaggagggtcgagaggagggcagaactttcttccaagcggggaaggccaaccgaacctgggggcggagttaactccccacatgacatcatgaggggaaaatctgagaacggcttgtttcagcacacgttttctgaaaggtgaagaaagagagggggtgagtgaatggatttttctattacttcaggggattgtggacaggccgggggcacacatttttgttacaaagcctgaaaaagggatttttgcataatatgttccCTTTAACCGGCCTTCCTTGTATTTCACAATAACACAAGAAGGTCACAGGATGGTGCTGTTTCTCAAATGTTTGATGCCATCTGTAGGCCTGTTGCTCAACTCTTTCCTGCTTAGTGCAGTTGCATCAATGACAACTCACAGCTCACCAAAgcacacttttatttatttacctttaaatgagcttttgaAGTTTCAAGGGACTAAATAAAGAAGGAAGGACAGTGAAAAAATGGATTTCTGAGGCGATACAAACAAACTTAAGTCAACCTTCAGTTCAGCACGGATGAGTTAGTGTTTCCCCTTTGTGACCACTGAAGGGCTGTGACGACTCATGATTCAATAAAATGCAGCTTTGAGATACTCTCAACCCTCTAAATCAATCAAATGctcactgcagtaaaaaaatattcatctaTATCTATATAAGGTCTTTAATGTTTCCAATCAAGCAGTTTGTTATTCAATTTCTAAAGTGCATACTTGATAATATTGCCTAAAGACATTTACATGTTGAAGTAAACTTCAATCACATTGTAAAACTAAATATgcacagtgttttattttgaaaagcacaaaaataggcCAAGGAGCTACAATTTTCAAGAGGTTTAAATAACTGAAGAGTCAATTAGGAATGTCCTCCATGTTGAAAGTATCAGACAACTTCATTAGAAATAcaaagagcattttagagtATCTTATTCAGTGACAAATAAAATgcagcataaaaaaatcaaaaccaattatgtggaaaaaagatcTCAAATGAATACATATGAATAAGCATACTGATTActaagaaaaacaggaaaatcgtCCACTTCTCTAGCACTAATGTGCTCACATATTATGTTACTGTCTATTGTAGTAACACTTTGCTTTAAACAGTTCATATTGATGCATATCCTGGAGAAAATGTTGCCcaattacaaaataaatcaacagCAAAGATGTAGAACATGCTGGAGAGGAGGTCTGAATGACTGCTCTTCAACAAAACACTTAAGACTAAACACTACAAGAAACACCCCGGTGTCCTGCTGTCATCCTGCTCGACCTCAGCAATATTTCACACACTTAACCGCTACATCCTCCTCCTTCCCCTGAGAAAACCAGCTGGCTCTGCATTCATCCAATGTCCCTATCGTTGCAAAGATTCCTCCCAGAggaagactaaaactataaagggtagaaatgactaaaagccatttcatctaaagattaagactgagattaaaattgaaaatagctaccaaaataaacactgctcctaaattatgatttattgatggtatcaatgcatgtgtgtcagATCAGTAGTAGCAGTGCTAGCATGTGTCCCATCTCATagtttcctcattttggagctgaaaagagtGCCAAGCAATTTTGGGGTTTTgctgttggaattatttatttttgcccatttttgccactttcaaccaacatttttttgccactgttaaccagTTTTTGATACTTGTTATCCAATTcttaccatttttaaccccttttaaacgctatttcaattcattttgcaaatttcaaCCCGCATTTTACCAAATGTTGCCCTTTTTCATTTATACttgcctcttttgaccaattttttgccacttttaaaaccctttatCACCactatttccatccattttgccacatttaacccaaatttaaccaattttttgccacttatgtattcttgcctcttttaaccccttgtcaTCACTATTTTCATCTACGTCTGGCACTTTCAACACGCATTTACCCaatatgccactttttactcattccTGCATCTTTTATACATtatttgtgacatttattttaccactgtttttgccactgttaacccgctttagacacttttttaaatcaatttttcaccactatttccatctattttcccactttcaactaacatttaaccaatttagGGAATTTCACTTATTCTTGTCTCTTTAACCaacctttttgtccatttgtgcatcttttcacagttatttaattttttccattAAAGCTGCTTTAGTTTCTTCTACTTCAATGTTTGGCATCCTGAAGTTTGTGCATATTATGGCTTATCTTTGAAGTCTGATGTTATTTTCCTGATGGTTTACTTTAGTGTACCCATCTACATTGTCAGTATTACTGAAAAAAGAGTccatgattttgcagacctctatggCCCCCTGACTTGGCTGGTCTCCCAGAAACCCTCCCCTTCATCCCCCTGTATGGGTGGCCATGCTCACCTAAGATCTTTAGCAATCTATTCATGTAAATATCATTATTTCTGGGAGCAGTCTTGGTCATTTGGAGGCCCCCGGTaaagactgataaaaaaaaaaaaaggaatcatAGTGCGTGAACAACATATTTTTTAGCatctctcttcagctgaagCCACAGTACTGCTGGGTGTTCACAGAtctgagatataaatacccaacaTTACCTGCTTATCACCTCTTAGTGTGCATCATAACTCAACCTCACCACATCTAAACATTTATGCATATCTGTAGTTCAGGTGTaacctttaaaaataagaatataagATCGTCTCTGGTGCAGTAGCTGTTCTTCTGCAGCAAATCGTAGAAACAGAAATCCTCTGATTCATTAATTGAACATGTCCATGGGGATCTA from Cheilinus undulatus linkage group 13, ASM1832078v1, whole genome shotgun sequence includes:
- the mcm6 gene encoding DNA replication licensing factor MCM6, which codes for MDVATATAENAGEMVKDELAEKCQKLFQAFLEEFQTGDGEVKYVREAEELIRPERNTLVVNFTDLEGFNQELATTIQEEYYRVYPFLCRAVRNFARDHGNVPLNKEFYIALEDLPTRHKIRELSSMRIGTLVRISGQVVRTHPVHPELVSGTFLCMDCQAVIKDVPQQFKYSPPTICRNPVCNNRSRFHLDTHKSKFIDFQKVRIQETQAELPRGSIPRSLEIILRAEAVETAQAGDRCDFTGTLIVVPDVSQLSTPGVRAESSTRVPGGRQGFEAEGLRGLKALGVRELSYRLAFLACNVAPTNPRFGGKELREEEQTAESIKSQMTEKEWEKVFEMSQDKNLYHNLCTSLFPTIHGNDEVKRGILLMLFGGVPKTTMEGTSLRGDINVCIVGDPSTAKSQFLKHVEEFSPRAVYTSGKASSAAGLTAAVVRDEESHEFVIEAGALMLADNGVCCIDEFDKMDLKDQVAIHEAMEQQTISITKAGVKATLNARTSILAAANPVGGRYDRSKSLKQNVQLTAPIMSRFDLFFILVDDCNEVTDYAIARRIVDLHSRVEESVDRLYSLDEIRRYLLFARQFKPKISSESEEFIVEQYKRLRQRDGAGGMSKSAWRITVRQLESMIRLSEGMARMHCCDEVQPKHVKEAFRLLNKSIIRVETPDINLEQEEEMEEEEEEQQQDGNIPNGVNGVNGHVNGVNGINGHANGINGHVNGINGHAEPGSQPKASLRLSFSEYRRISNLLVLHLRKMEEVEEEEELKKSAVVNWYLKEIESEIDSEEELVNKKGLIEKVIHRLVHYDHILIELSQAGLKGSESASTEEEVVLVVNPNYTLED